One genomic segment of Salmo trutta chromosome 8, fSalTru1.1, whole genome shotgun sequence includes these proteins:
- the LOC115198509 gene encoding protein NDRG2, protein MTTEMQDIAITEEKPLLPGQPNPAKDAEAAARILLDQGQEHSIETPHGLLHVTLHGTSNTRRPAILTFHDVGLDSKSCFSPLFKFEEMQEIVKNFTLVHIDAPGQEEGAATYPMGYQYPSMEQIAEMIPAVQTYFNFRTVIGVGVGAGAYILSRFTMAHPDSVEGLVLINIDPQARGWMDWAAQKITTLTSSLTEQILSHLFSQEEMSANADLVKSHRDRISKAPNLINIELFWRGYNSRRDLIIDRTSNFKCPVMLVVGDQAPYEEAAVECNSKLDPTTTSFLKMADAGGLPQLTQPSKLTEAFKYFIQGMGYMASSVMTRLSRSRTTSLSSSYSMEGERERSRTLSQSSQGGQMPPSPSHTMEVSC, encoded by the exons GATGCTGAGGCTGCAGCTCGAATACTGTTGGACCAGGGCCAG GAACACAGTATTGAGACACCTCATGGTCTCCTCCACGTGACTCTCCATGGAACCTCCAACACACGCCGTCCCGCCATCCTCACCTTCCACGATGTGGGCCTGGaca gTAAAAGCTGCTTCTCTCCTCTGTTTAAATTTGAGGAGATGCAGGAGATAGTGAAAAACTTCACTCTGGTCCACATTGATGCTCCTGGCCAAGAGGAGGGGGCCGCCACCTATCCTATGGG ATACCAGTATCCGTCCATGGAGCAAATTGCAGAGATGATCCCTGCAGTCCAGACATATTTCAA TTTCCGTACTGTCATCGGAGTTGGAGTGGGAGCTGGGGCTTACATTCTCTCCAGGTTCACA ATGGCCCACCCAGACTCAGTTGAAGGTCTCGTTCTCATCAACATTGACCCTCAGGCTAGAGGGTGGATGGACTGGGCTGCCCAGAAG ATCACTACCCTGACATCCTCCCTCACAGAGCAGATCTTGAGTCATCTCttcagtcag GAAGAGATGTCAGCTAACGCAGACCTGGTGAAATCACACAGAGATCGCATCTCTAAAGCCCCCAACCTCATCAACATCGAGCTTTTCTGGAGGGGCTACAACAG CCGTAGGGATCTGATCATTGACCGTACCAGCAACttcaa gTGTCCTGTGATGCTGGTGGTCGGGGATCAGGCACCTTATGAGGAGGCTGCT GTGGAGTGCAACAGCAAACTGGACCCAACAACAACCTCATTCCTCAAG atgGCAGATGCTGGCGGTCTTCCCCAGCTTACCCAG CCCAGCAAATTGACCGAGGCTTTCAAGTACTTCATTCAGGGGATGGGCTACA tGGCATCATCCGTCATGACCCGTCTGTCTCGTTCGCGCACCACCTCGCTGTCTTCCTCTTACTCCATGGAGGGGGAGCGCGAACGTTCTCGTaccctgtctcagagctctcAGGGTGGGCAGATGCCCCCCAGCCCCTCCCATACTATGGAGGTGTCCTGctga